A region from the Campylobacter magnus genome encodes:
- the mobP1 gene encoding MobP1 family relaxase, with protein MPKKFFDDEFKAKKVWQDYLKRSKSATTFKIRQAKSSKQVSNNPFTPHNAEVVIRVTGSSCDFNRLKAHLHYISRNGELEVFDKDEMRSYQGKESIESIAQSFNEYYEIKSKKELERDDIKPKREALHIVFSMKHYHNATTEQIKKASINAIKQKYPHNHFVIAMHNDTDNPHCHLVLKMMGDDGIRINPNKADLANMRELFARELRYMGVDAKATRKSRAFGELKLNGSENFGHKPHHYMVKDFGKANFNFNDENEMSYYVTYTTSKGKDITIWAKDLERVVNENNIQRGEYCRFAITDEVPRTITIKDKKQPNIVYSKVVYEKKWNVSVENRVKPT; from the coding sequence ATGCCTAAGAAGTTCTTTGATGATGAGTTTAAGGCTAAAAAGGTTTGGCAAGATTATCTAAAACGATCTAAATCAGCCACTACTTTTAAAATAAGACAAGCTAAAAGCTCTAAACAAGTTAGCAATAACCCCTTTACACCACACAACGCAGAAGTAGTTATTAGAGTAACTGGCTCATCGTGTGATTTTAATCGCCTAAAAGCGCATTTGCACTATATCTCACGCAATGGAGAGCTAGAAGTATTTGATAAAGATGAAATGCGTAGCTATCAAGGCAAAGAAAGCATTGAGAGTATAGCGCAGAGCTTTAATGAGTATTATGAGATTAAAAGCAAGAAAGAATTAGAGCGTGATGATATAAAGCCAAAGCGTGAGGCACTTCATATAGTATTTTCAATGAAACATTATCACAATGCTACAACTGAGCAGATAAAAAAAGCATCAATCAATGCTATAAAGCAAAAGTATCCACATAATCACTTTGTAATTGCTATGCATAATGATACAGACAATCCACATTGTCATTTAGTGCTAAAAATGATGGGCGATGATGGTATTCGCATAAATCCCAATAAAGCTGATCTAGCAAATATGAGAGAGCTATTTGCTAGGGAGCTTAGATATATGGGGGTAGATGCGAAAGCTACTAGGAAATCAAGGGCATTTGGAGAATTAAAGCTAAATGGAAGTGAGAATTTTGGACATAAGCCTCATCATTATATGGTAAAAGACTTTGGCAAGGCTAATTTTAATTTTAATGATGAAAACGAGATGAGCTATTATGTTACATACACGACAAGCAAAGGTAAAGACATTACTATTTGGGCAAAAGACTTAGAGCGTGTAGTAAATGAGAATAATATCCAGCGTGGAGAGTATTGTAGATTTGCTATAACTGATGAAGTGCCAAGAACAATTACTATAAAAGATAAAAAACAGCCAAATATAGTGTATTCAAAGGTGGTTTATGAGAAAAAGTGGAATGTAAGCGTAGAAAATAGAGTTAAACCCACTTAA
- a CDS encoding type I restriction-modification system subunit M, which translates to MNVAERKALHSAIWKIADELRGSVDGWDFKQYVLGVLFYRFISESLESYINEAEGAGFAYAELSDDKAKDAKDEIVRQKGFFILPSELFSNIIKNLDKHEENINEILKSVFKNIENSAKNKASAEDIKGLFDDIDLNSNRLGANTLARNKNISKVLKAINDIDFASYGDTINDIAGDAYEYLMSMYASNAGKSGGEFFTPASVSELLAHLVLNGAKDYKSATIYDPACGSGSLLIKAHKQAQSKGIKAQMHGQELNITTYNLCRINMFLHNVGYENFSITNGDTLTEPKFTRADDSAIKLDIKEFSADFLVSNPPYSTSWEGDNSEVLVADPRYSPAGKLAPKSYSDLAFIMHSLYLLKDTGAIVCFPGIMYRGGAEKTIREYMLKNNFIDCVIALPENLFFGTSIATCIMVLKKRKKDESVLFINATSFYEKEPNNNYLSDENIARILDIYNKRENSKFCALVSNDEIIANSSNLSPSAYFESEQKEQIDINEVNSELNVCLKEQNELRAKIDKILKEL; encoded by the coding sequence ATGAATGTAGCGGAGAGAAAGGCACTTCACAGCGCAATTTGGAAAATAGCAGATGAGCTCAGAGGCTCAGTAGATGGCTGGGATTTTAAGCAGTATGTCCTTGGAGTGCTATTTTATCGCTTTATTAGCGAGAGTTTGGAGAGCTACATAAACGAAGCTGAGGGCGCAGGCTTTGCTTACGCTGAGCTTAGCGACGATAAGGCAAAGGACGCAAAGGATGAAATCGTCCGCCAAAAAGGCTTTTTTATCCTGCCTAGTGAGCTTTTTTCAAATATCATCAAAAACCTTGATAAACACGAAGAAAACATAAATGAGATTTTAAAATCGGTTTTTAAAAACATCGAGAATTCTGCCAAAAACAAAGCAAGTGCTGAGGATATAAAAGGGCTTTTTGATGATATAGACCTTAACTCAAATCGCCTTGGTGCAAACACCCTAGCACGAAATAAAAACATCTCAAAAGTGCTAAAAGCTATAAATGATATTGATTTTGCTAGTTATGGCGATACGATAAATGATATAGCAGGCGATGCATATGAGTATCTAATGTCAATGTATGCTAGTAATGCTGGCAAAAGTGGCGGTGAGTTTTTCACCCCTGCTAGTGTGAGCGAGCTACTAGCTCATTTAGTGCTAAATGGCGCCAAAGACTACAAAAGTGCCACTATCTACGACCCAGCGTGTGGCTCAGGCTCACTTCTTATAAAAGCACACAAACAAGCTCAAAGCAAAGGCATAAAAGCGCAGATGCACGGACAAGAGCTAAATATCACTACTTATAACCTTTGTAGAATAAATATGTTTTTACACAATGTAGGCTATGAGAACTTTTCTATCACTAATGGCGACACGCTCACTGAGCCAAAATTTACGCGCGCAGATGATAGCGCAATCAAGCTAGATATAAAAGAATTTAGTGCTGATTTTTTAGTATCAAATCCACCTTATAGCACTTCGTGGGAGGGCGATAATAGCGAAGTTTTGGTAGCTGACCCTAGATATAGTCCAGCTGGCAAACTCGCACCAAAAAGCTACTCAGACCTAGCTTTTATAATGCACTCGCTTTATTTGCTAAAAGATACTGGCGCAATAGTATGTTTTCCTGGCATTATGTATCGTGGCGGTGCTGAAAAAACTATAAGAGAATATATGCTAAAAAATAACTTCATAGACTGCGTTATAGCCTTGCCTGAAAATCTATTTTTTGGCACATCAATTGCTACTTGTATAATGGTGCTTAAAAAGCGTAAAAAAGATGAATCTGTGCTATTTATAAACGCCACTAGCTTTTATGAAAAAGAGCCAAATAATAACTATTTAAGCGATGAAAATATAGCTAGAATTTTGGATATTTATAACAAAAGAGAGAACAGCAAATTTTGCGCTTTGGTCTCAAATGATGAAATAATCGCAAATAGCTCAAACCTTAGCCCTAGTGCGTATTTTGAAAGTGAGCAAAAAGAGCAAATTGATATAAATGAGGTAAATAGCGAACTTAATGTTTGTCTAAAAGAGCAAAACGAACTAAGAGCTAAAATAGATAAAATTCTAAAAGAGCTATAA
- a CDS encoding type I restriction endonuclease subunit R, which translates to MIVLDDYSKIPQSEQSSQSESELENELINDLVNTGEYEYKADIKDENSLWQNAHKCIEELNDIKLSQSEWVQIKEYLKGKKSRYEKSAIVFESGHVLTIKLDNGKDKNIKIFDKNELGRNKLQIINQIWQRRNTSGENRYDASVLVNGFPLVHIELKRRGVSMLNAFEQIKRYKAQMSEDSIYGFAQIFIISNGTFSKYFSNTAKDYGFTSKWMDAKNNEIDDLKDFCATFLAKKTLLEVIFRYCVLDSEKNLKVLRPYQIAACERILGRINSSSKQAGSREAGGYIWHTTGSGKTLTSFKTAVLASRLENIKKVLFVVDRKDLYTQTQREYENFAKGSANGANNSKTLKKLLGDKDAKIVITTIQRLVKALNDEFSVYDDEVAIIIDECHRSQFGDMHRRIKERFKRAHIFGFTGTPIFDENASANSYYNTTENLFGDRLHTYNIISAIRDENVLKFNIIKTASAKAKDSVDEQVEGIDELSALNDERRIENNCAFVLKEFEGLTHKRAFNSIFATSSTASAKLYYNELKRQIASADLGYKIAIIFTGSNNEQSEENVSIEGLESENKSFLARAIDDFNKNFGFSYGLENFNEYYKKIAELLRDRKIDILVVVDMFLTGFDAPCLNTLWVDKRLKMHGLIQAFSRTNRISDERKKMGNIVCLLNLENEIENALRLYANNDNVATQKDSLFVKGFDEYFGILKAKFDELRGISFESEDDERAFIKCFSDILRLENILKNFIEFDEKALRSDREIENLLSRYDELKRRHAQQKREKTDISDDIEFVPVEILSNYVVDRKYLLALIKDFGGSGQKIADFKERLGSMLGADITLKSKQELIMSFIDKITANGNYSDISAQWMAHFEEEKNKQLKNMLTNAEFKLDENKARDYLETCLHRGELMLNGTDFDGVFVDRGSIFGTKSNAHKEKAKEAFSEFIEVFKEPSAIFDNSFV; encoded by the coding sequence ATGATAGTTTTAGATGATTACAGCAAAATTCCCCAAAGCGAGCAAAGCTCTCAAAGTGAGAGTGAGCTAGAAAACGAGCTAATAAACGACCTTGTAAATACTGGCGAGTATGAATACAAAGCAGATATAAAAGATGAAAATTCTCTGTGGCAAAATGCTCATAAATGTATAGAAGAGCTAAATGATATAAAGCTTAGCCAAAGCGAGTGGGTGCAGATAAAAGAATATCTAAAAGGCAAAAAAAGCAGATATGAAAAGAGCGCAATAGTCTTTGAGAGTGGGCATGTGCTAACAATCAAGCTAGATAATGGCAAAGATAAAAATATAAAAATCTTTGATAAAAACGAGCTAGGCAGAAATAAACTTCAAATCATAAATCAAATTTGGCAAAGACGAAACACAAGTGGCGAAAATCGCTATGATGCTAGTGTGCTTGTAAATGGCTTTCCGCTTGTGCATATAGAGCTAAAAAGGCGTGGAGTAAGTATGCTAAATGCCTTTGAGCAAATCAAGCGGTATAAGGCGCAAATGAGCGAAGATAGCATTTATGGCTTTGCGCAGATTTTTATCATCTCAAATGGCACTTTTAGCAAGTATTTTTCAAATACAGCAAAAGACTATGGCTTTACCTCAAAATGGATGGATGCTAAAAATAATGAAATAGATGATTTAAAAGACTTTTGCGCTACATTTCTAGCCAAAAAGACGCTTTTAGAAGTGATTTTTCGCTACTGCGTGCTTGATAGCGAGAAAAATCTAAAAGTGCTAAGACCGTATCAAATCGCAGCTTGCGAGAGAATTTTGGGGCGTATAAACTCTAGTAGCAAGCAGGCTGGTAGCAGAGAGGCTGGCGGATATATATGGCACACCACAGGTAGTGGTAAGACACTAACTAGCTTTAAAACAGCCGTGTTAGCAAGCAGGCTAGAAAATATCAAAAAAGTGCTTTTCGTAGTGGATAGAAAAGACCTATATACTCAAACACAAAGAGAATATGAGAACTTTGCCAAAGGTAGCGCAAACGGCGCAAACAATAGCAAGACTCTAAAAAAGCTTTTGGGCGACAAAGACGCAAAAATCGTAATAACCACAATCCAAAGGCTAGTAAAGGCTCTAAATGATGAGTTTAGCGTGTATGATGATGAAGTAGCTATCATAATAGATGAGTGTCATCGCTCGCAGTTTGGCGATATGCACAGGCGCATAAAAGAGCGGTTTAAAAGGGCGCATATTTTTGGCTTTACTGGCACGCCGATATTTGATGAAAATGCTAGCGCAAATAGCTACTATAACACGACTGAAAATCTCTTTGGCGATAGACTTCACACCTATAATATAATCTCAGCGATAAGAGATGAAAATGTGCTGAAATTTAATATCATCAAAACAGCCAGCGCAAAGGCAAAGGACAGCGTAGACGAGCAAGTAGAGGGCATAGATGAGCTAAGTGCACTAAATGATGAGCGCAGGATAGAAAATAACTGCGCTTTTGTGCTAAAAGAGTTTGAGGGACTTACACATAAAAGGGCTTTTAATAGCATTTTTGCTACTAGCTCTACTGCTAGTGCTAAGCTATACTATAACGAGCTAAAAAGGCAGATAGCAAGCGCGGATTTGGGCTATAAAATAGCGATTATTTTCACAGGCTCAAATAACGAACAAAGCGAAGAAAATGTCAGCATTGAAGGCTTGGAGAGTGAGAATAAAAGCTTTTTAGCTAGGGCGATAGATGATTTTAACAAAAACTTTGGTTTTAGCTATGGACTAGAGAATTTTAACGAATATTATAAAAAAATAGCTGAGCTTTTAAGGGATAGAAAGATTGATATTTTAGTCGTGGTGGATATGTTTTTAACTGGCTTTGATGCACCGTGTCTAAATACTCTTTGGGTGGATAAAAGGCTAAAAATGCATGGACTAATTCAGGCGTTTTCTCGCACAAACCGCATAAGCGATGAGCGAAAGAAAATGGGAAATATAGTCTGCTTGCTAAACCTAGAAAACGAGATAGAAAACGCTCTAAGGCTATATGCGAACAATGACAATGTCGCCACGCAAAAAGATAGCCTTTTTGTAAAGGGCTTTGATGAGTATTTTGGGATTTTGAAAGCGAAGTTTGATGAGCTAAGAGGAATTAGCTTTGAGAGTGAGGATGATGAAAGAGCGTTTATAAAATGCTTTAGCGATATTTTGCGACTTGAAAATATTTTGAAAAACTTTATAGAGTTTGATGAAAAAGCACTAAGAAGTGATAGAGAGATAGAAAATCTACTAAGTCGCTATGATGAGCTAAAACGCAGACATGCGCAGCAAAAGCGAGAAAAGACTGATATTAGCGATGATATAGAGTTTGTGCCAGTGGAGATTTTGAGCAATTATGTAGTGGATAGAAAGTATTTGCTAGCACTTATCAAGGACTTTGGGGGCTCAGGGCAAAAGATAGCAGACTTCAAAGAACGCCTTGGCTCAATGCTGGGTGCTGACATCACACTAAAAAGCAAACAAGAGCTTATAATGAGTTTTATTGATAAGATTACAGCAAATGGTAATTATAGCGATATTTCAGCGCAGTGGATGGCGCATTTTGAAGAAGAGAAAAACAAGCAATTAAAAAACATGCTAACTAATGCTGAGTTTAAGCTAGATGAGAACAAGGCTAGGGATTATTTAGAAACTTGCTTACACAGGGGCGAGCTTATGCTAAATGGCACGGATTTTGATGGCGTTTTTGTGGATAGAGGTAGCATTTTTGGCACAAAAAGCAATGCTCATAAAGAAAAGGCAAAAGAGGCTTTCAGCGAGTTTATAGAGGTATTTAAAGAGCCAAGTGCAATTTTTGATAATTCTTTTGTATAG
- a CDS encoding AAA family ATPase: MIAKFKDIKTLDEFAKLDLKWLVDGFIKEQTITQLFGQSGGGKTTLSLALAKYALDNKSIKQVIYIDCDNSLASLNDNNVRDFIEKYKNIFYYYPDYEPSRFECDFSSCDDFTGVLLIIDGTINLIDGGKINSDESAIKFMRFIKELRAKRLTIIFQNHTAKHDKSSSKGNNQLENYSDENFKTERMASIYTLTPKKYRIPNISPLKIEVDKENFEIKSICKFSELFNLSDEEKMSIKLCVEILEQDESGLNQKELTAKLYKIKDETHFEIVGRNKLWSLLKKFENKLFSIKTGEKPNEKIYKLCQNKNADEIKKIVLDMEDL; this comes from the coding sequence ATGATAGCAAAGTTTAAAGATATAAAAACTCTTGATGAGTTTGCTAAGCTAGATTTAAAGTGGCTTGTTGATGGCTTTATCAAAGAGCAGACTATCACTCAGCTCTTTGGTCAAAGTGGTGGTGGTAAAACTACACTTAGCCTAGCTCTAGCCAAATACGCACTTGATAATAAAAGCATAAAGCAAGTTATCTACATAGACTGCGACAATAGCCTAGCAAGTTTAAATGATAATAATGTAAGGGATTTTATTGAAAAATATAAAAATATCTTTTATTACTACCCTGATTATGAGCCAAGTCGCTTTGAGTGCGATTTTAGCTCTTGTGATGATTTTACTGGTGTGCTTTTAATCATAGATGGCACTATAAATCTCATAGATGGTGGCAAGATAAATAGTGATGAGAGTGCTATAAAGTTTATGAGATTTATAAAAGAACTAAGAGCAAAAAGACTTACAATAATCTTTCAAAATCACACCGCCAAACATGATAAATCTAGCTCAAAAGGCAATAATCAGCTAGAAAACTACTCAGATGAAAACTTCAAAACCGAAAGAATGGCTAGCATCTATACTCTCACTCCAAAAAAATATAGAATTCCAAATATCAGCCCTTTAAAAATAGAAGTAGATAAAGAAAACTTTGAGATAAAAAGCATTTGTAAGTTTAGCGAGCTTTTTAATCTAAGTGATGAGGAAAAAATGTCTATAAAACTATGTGTTGAGATCTTAGAACAAGATGAGAGTGGTCTAAATCAAAAAGAACTCACAGCAAAGCTTTATAAAATCAAAGATGAAACACACTTTGAGATTGTTGGTAGAAACAAGCTTTGGAGTTTGCTTAAAAAGTTTGAAAATAAGCTTTTTAGCATAAAGACTGGCGAAAAGCCAAATGAGAAAATATACAAACTCTGCCAAAATAAAAATGCTGATGAGATTAAAAAGATTGTTTTAGACATGGAGGATTTGTAA
- a CDS encoding restriction endonuclease subunit S has translation MRILEFIKQNCKNVEFKPLYELTIWDKKFKGIPKEWQEKTIKFNHILSADLKNLLCDDGDIFLLSTGNFSGYTNSEICKNFNQAEIIALPSGGFANIKYFNGKFIDSGNLLAISKDTSKVNLKFIFYYLQSNLKIIEKMFRGAGIKHPEMSSILSIKIPVPSLEVQNKIVEVLDSFSSLVRSLVRSLVLEKTAREKQYKYYLNHLITNARNSRIFKLGEVCEFVRGIRVTKKDLNNGKYLVYQNSLKPLGNYDKANCSANSTFIIVGGSAGSIGYSYDDFWAADDCFYCKTNENVINRFIYYILINKQNELLSKVRKASVPRISRNDIENIEIPLPPLDEQERIVRILDSLNELANGLSAGIPKEIELRQKQYEYWRDRLLEFPSKDSK, from the coding sequence ATGAGAATTCTAGAATTTATTAAGCAAAATTGTAAAAATGTGGAATTTAAACCACTTTATGAGCTTACCATTTGGGATAAAAAATTTAAAGGAATTCCAAAAGAGTGGCAAGAAAAAACTATTAAATTTAATCACATTTTATCTGCTGATTTAAAAAATTTACTTTGCGATGATGGCGATATTTTTTTGCTTTCTACTGGAAATTTTAGTGGCTATACAAATAGCGAAATTTGTAAAAATTTCAATCAAGCTGAAATTATAGCTTTGCCAAGTGGCGGCTTTGCTAATATCAAATATTTTAATGGTAAATTTATCGATAGTGGCAATTTACTTGCTATATCAAAAGATACAAGCAAAGTAAATTTAAAATTTATATTTTATTATTTACAAAGTAATTTAAAAATTATAGAAAAAATGTTTCGTGGTGCTGGCATCAAACACCCTGAAATGAGCTCTATTTTAAGTATTAAAATTCCTGTGCCGAGTTTAGAGGTTCAAAATAAGATTGTAGAGGTTTTAGATAGCTTTTCTAGCCTTGTGCGTAGCCTTGTGCGTAGCCTTGTGCTTGAAAAAACTGCGCGCGAAAAACAATATAAATATTATCTAAATCATCTTATCACAAATGCTAGGAATTCTAGAATTTTCAAACTCGGCGAAGTGTGTGAGTTTGTTCGTGGAATTCGTGTAACAAAAAAAGACTTAAATAATGGTAAATATTTAGTCTATCAAAATAGTTTAAAACCACTTGGAAATTACGATAAAGCAAATTGTAGTGCAAACAGCACTTTTATCATAGTTGGTGGTTCTGCTGGAAGTATTGGTTATAGTTATGATGATTTTTGGGCTGCTGACGATTGTTTCTATTGTAAAACTAACGAAAATGTCATAAATCGTTTTATTTATTATATTTTAATAAATAAACAAAATGAATTACTTAGTAAAGTTCGTAAAGCAAGTGTACCTAGAATTTCACGAAATGATATTGAAAACATAGAAATTCCCCTGCCCCCACTTGATGAGCAAGAAAGAATAGTAAGAATTCTAGATTCTTTAAATGAACTAGCAAATGGACTTAGTGCAGGAATTCCAAAAGAAATAGAACTTAGGCAAAAGCAGTATGAATACTGGCGAGATAGACTTCTAGAATTCCCTAGCAAGGATAGCAAATGA
- a CDS encoding THUMP domain-containing protein — MTSLTISANNSAFLEQILEFAKKLAKEQNQKFKFSTEQSQTLKVINEARNNKNLSKAYSDVDELMSDLLK; from the coding sequence ATGACAAGCCTAACAATAAGTGCAAATAATAGCGCATTTTTAGAACAAATTCTAGAATTTGCCAAAAAACTAGCAAAAGAACAAAATCAAAAGTTTAAGTTTAGCACCGAACAAAGCCAAACGCTAAAAGTAATAAACGAAGCTAGAAATAACAAAAATCTCTCAAAAGCTTATAGCGATGTAGATGAGCTTATGAGCGACTTGCTAAAATGA
- a CDS encoding type II toxin-antitoxin system YafQ family toxin: MKFSIKYHKVFKKDLKPFKNDSALIAELRAVIEKLANDEILEPKYKDHALKGDFVGTRECHIKGDALLVYEKNENELILHCLRFGSHSKLGLK, encoded by the coding sequence ATGAAATTTAGCATTAAATACCACAAGGTTTTTAAAAAAGATTTAAAGCCTTTTAAAAACGACTCTGCGCTTATAGCCGAGCTTCGTGCTGTTATAGAAAAGCTAGCAAATGATGAGATTTTAGAGCCAAAATACAAAGACCACGCACTAAAAGGCGATTTTGTCGGCACGAGAGAATGCCACATAAAAGGCGATGCACTTTTGGTATATGAAAAAAACGAAAATGAGCTTATTTTACACTGCTTGCGCTTTGGTTCGCACTCAAAACTAGGACTAAAATAA